The Hevea brasiliensis isolate MT/VB/25A 57/8 chromosome 9, ASM3005281v1, whole genome shotgun sequence nucleotide sequence ttacgaaaaagcaaggttgggtttacctttgccgattccgacttgaacgcgccgggatgcccgacaatggtggggtagccaaaacctcgatccaattcgagacttttccagtgcatgccggaaattcacagatccggacaacccgaatttccgcgaattgaggatacctacacgaagcccaataataatatataaaaatcggggtgttacattcttccccttacagaaaattcgtcctcgaattttacacaagcgaataaagcacatgattatacattgaacaaataagtacttgctacgcatgtcccgttcgacttcagtgcactcttccaccgatcgactcctccacaaaaccttaaccatagggatctgttttgatctcactgtctcacttggtagtccactatggctacagtcgctcctcaaatgtcaaattttcttttagctctatcacatcggcataaagacatgagaaggatcgggaatgtatttctgagcatggagatgtgaaacacgggatgaacgtgagagaggttgggtggtagctccaaccggtaggcaatcgctccaactctatccgtaacctcaaaatgtCCGATATcttgaggtgccaacttgcccttcttccgaatctcatgactccttcattggagataccttagaatacatagtcgcgcaaactccacatccctccgtctgggtgcaTAACTTTTCTCTCATCAAAGTTGTCCTCGATCGTTCTCGATTAAAAGAACTacctcaagtgtcttgcactaggtctacatcatgcactttcgcttccccatttctgtccaacatagagagacctacactttcttccatatagtgcctcatagggtgccatcctatctttggagtgataatcgttgttgtaggcaaactccactaaagctagccgctcatcccattgacctccaaaatccaaaacactcatgcgaagcatgtcttcgatgtttggatcGTCCTTCGTCCgtctgcgagggtggaaagccgtcttgaagttcaatgtgtgccaagtgcctcctgcaactttctccaaaaccgaagtgAGGGGCCCTGGATATTATGGGccaactccatgcaatctgactatttctcgaatgtagagtcgggcatactgtgccacagaatatgtagtcttcacaggtaataagtgagctgatttggtcaagcgatctataattacccatatcgaatcatatcctcgcgtggtacgaggcaacccagtcacaaaatccatagtgatcatttcccacttccattctgggatagggagctcttgcagcttccctgacggtctctggtgttcaaacttcaccttctgacaagtcaagcacttggacacaaagtctgcaatgtctctcttcatgccattccacgagctatctttcacatcatggtacatcttggtggaacacaggtggatcttgtgtagtgtgcctcttgcatgatttcattcctgagattgtccacatcgggcacacatattctagaaccttgcactagggcgccatcattggcaaatccaaactcaccaccatcaccgtactctttctatgatcttcatcaattgttggtctctggccgggaaactctaactctgtccctcaagtccggcctcaccGAAAAGTGAGCTAACAATACCCATCatcgaaagatctaggattaaaccttgatccatcaactcatgtacctcccgaaTCTCTCTtctctgaaatgtgcgccaaagcgcggaagattttctcgctaaagcatctgctactacattggccttcctgtggtggtactggatggggcaatcatagtcttcgtaagctccatccatctcctctgtctcaagtttaaatcctctgttggaagatgtacttcaaactcttatggtcggtgtatatctcgacgcttcaccatacagtagtgtctccatttttagtgcaaagattacacgccatttccaaatcatgggtggggtagttcgctcatgcctcttctgccttgaagcataagccactacttttccattccgcatcaaaacacaccctaggccaactctagaggcatcacaaacacggtgtatccttcaccgctcataggtagtgttaacacgggcggtggttagacactccttatcctcatcattataaccgactctatcgagctctcttctgtcctttgcatcttatccacttcccttttcctatttttggtattgttggtatcatttcaactctgtacttattccttaattttagtcctatctcatccttacaccttttccttcaaagatgtctatcccatcatcaactttaactttctttttatttcttagtcttatcttgaatactagtttcattacttcaagaattctaaccctatgatttactcctaccaaagacattcttcaccttatgtaacacttataattacccatagaaatttttttttcttgtatccctttttccaacttaactatcgaacattatcattccctatcaccttagtaggaaattgcttatctggatgaatatgagccccataaactataagttccatccgaactaacactactgtaggaaatatgtgtcatgccttaattccaaacaagatacttcacgtgttcattctccttaatataatcatatatccgcccatagctttctaaacttcaacctcaaattacccatcaacaatttcatctattgaatctcaaccataaatagtacttcctccactCATAGTTTAAAagtttgcaagccttagtagctaactcaatttaactctgtcattactctgttcgtcctttcatacttaatactaggtatgcacttactgtcattctcatatcaggaaattatgtatgaatttgtgcctactaaactctcaataactaggtctccttgactcagtttctgttccttatataaccttctagaaccaaaagcacaagctaaacttgaaaagaaagaaaatatcctcgtatattcaactacacccgattgtcatattataacgtttcacctaagtttcttggtctttctctccaaatttcatcatctcctagcacaattatgctctacctataaggtatcatctgcatgaaccctttaccgtacaattttccttcttgacataatattttataatttattaactttacttatactcgacctatgattcatatctatcatcgtttttattgtgcccttaacttttgttgattcctgaaagatttctctcactaataaattctttcaacactaattccacccttatctagggtcattaatttgatcccttagactgacttttattcaacttactgcttactaacttctctttctctacctatttaggtagtccgcaataccatcgcacaccttctaacatttactcattattattgtattccatacctccatcacttttctcactaatgtgatcccattttgggttttccatccttgtcattctccttgccaagaataacacttagcctatcctatatcttaactttgtttcttttattatgcgctctttaggttgtcctttcatttatttcctttgtcttacccaaaatagaacttgactattctatccctggttccattcttttcCTAACATAAtattgtacttgctaactatatcttcagagtctctatcgcgttatcatatgtctgctactgatttggtcctttgaccactctagctagtacttccactagcatttagattatattgcatctgcaatcaattgtccaaactttcattctgcactttctttatccattggccttctgtgatttatcttcgctaatttattactcttaacactattattattattattattttccatgtttactcaattccaaaacttaagatttcgggcacccaaacccgtcatccaattcaaaggatttacatccatcgtgatctgattatatatgattcctataatggaacttgtatcctttccaggatacccgagccaactactctctaccacactctacagtcccatctgggacactattccataagtcatcattatcttAATAACCTTGATCCAttgaaagataggactatatcctaacttgtcgcaacaaaggtactacatctaccaccttgccgaaccatgtcaagttaatgactcttttatcatatcatagctctataaatcatcaattcatagtttcgaccttctctaggtagtagagttgtactttattccatcttgatacacacaaggtatactattctcactctataagtgtcacctttactttgcaactagtccaaacctgcagtccgatggcaactcttgatgtaactctagctcatgtcagtaatcgagtcaccgactctagttatcacccaaccgtgacctttcaatattctaactctagactcttagcagagttcccaactcctctgcaaatatagaactactgctcgcataactgtaccaaagcagaagccatctcaaacaccctcattatggagcaccacgggatgcacgcagctctacacaataatctcatgtcgatcaGTAATCTGCGACTAcagagcggacatcgagaacattgtatagttactacgatacgtctgacggactaggtctcctaatttcttatctctctgaatcttctattatcacaaacttattacattgggtcatctaccgatgacgcaagagtggtatcctcatccttatctaggcaactgtatttttaagactcacttttatgtactcgtgtcttacgaaatgggcacaccatttaaacccataaaaatataacatttcttggagtacgtatcctcatgatagatctcacatgtctactaactctatttcacatttctgtactccacgaaaatcaagacactaatcgaggtaatcttatatttccgaggtataacgtagaatctagaaacaaagaattacagaaaagaaatcctatactccgcatgtgactcctagtagactcttcccaacattttagacaaacattcctaagaatctggagcctaagctcgataccacatttgtcacgacccaacctatgggcccaaGACTAGGACTGGGCAccttaaagccccgaggcccgtagtaagcataactattcctcaaatccataaccaggtccacaatttaggcccaatatgcatataaaataatttaaatcaaatcattaaaatttcatttgagcCAACTTAGCCTGTAAATTTTCAGAACTAAAATCGTGGAGCCAGCTCAACctttacctcatttacaaactgtttaaataccatacaaatcttcatttattaatcttaaaaatttaagttcacacaacctctaccaaggttcacactatttctaacacatgcggagttctagatttttaatttagaaaagatagtaaaacaattgaATAATTGACGTTAaactgcgaggaagaaaacaggttgctcagaaaataactcctcctgtggctcagaaaatttttgaacagaggagcgtcgactcagagagtaaaatatcaatcttaaatataatatctaaaactatctgaAAGTAATGAAACAATTAGAGTGAAATCcaacattaacatcatattcacatcatagcatcaaaaaggtaatttggagcactcacacaccctgtaacatcattcatagtatatgggagctgatcccctatacagctctcttaaatccaatctggtgccagcgaagaactcagctcggacttccacttaaataccaaatcggggtcccagcgaagaactcaagccgtgtctaccccgaaggaccgggtcccagcgaagaactcaagccgtgtctacccgtcctatccatagtccacaccacatcacacgcacgccaacgcacgcacactgctccaaattaccacaacaacactcatggcacattaacagttatcaatgcaacataattcgtgcctagagtttaactacttaaatatatgcatataagtgatgcatgggcatgctgaacatataataatatcgaaattacagttaaaattaatattttactcacaaacttgacgacaatcactgtggcggctgggcggaggaaaaaggctgtcccggctcacctgacaattatattacatctatttaataaatttgactcaatacaaacaaagaaaaagatcaagtacgtcctaagtcgtgccgaaaatccggcagagtctcccctgtacctaggacctacccaacctgcaaaagggctaaaaaacgcacttctatattcacaatccatatatccacaactcaatcacatcacacagcccatcctgggcccatcaaatcaatcattcatcacaatatggaaaaatttcaatttagtccttataattgatcatttttgcaaaaattgcccaaacaagctctaaaaattataaaactttgccccgcggtccttagcaatattactaagctattgcaaaaagaatcgtaattttctaagctaccacgaatattttatgaatttttaatcctatttaagcactagaaaattacgaaaaagcaaggttcgggtttacctttgccgattccgacttcgggaacgcgctcgggatgcctgacaatggtggggtagccaaaacctcgatccaattcggagacttttcaattcacagatccggacaactgtcgaatttccgcgaattgaggatacctacacgaagcccaataataatatataaaaaatcaggggtgttacatattttttcaggctacaggaggattatttattgtggctaacctgctcttcttctttgcaggtccattgatagtatttaatgtattttgtacaattgagttaaattttagatttcgcatgtgttagaagtacttatttttattttgggtctgtattataaaagttatgttagacctgtaaaatttttaattgtatgtatgataggattggatgagggagctgaactTTCATTTGAGTTATgatattttgattatgtggagggtgagctgagcttcccaatttattatatattgtgtttagagGTCGAGCGAGTAAAAAACTCCTCGTTAaatagtccattttatggccggattctCCATTTGAATTCTTGAATTTAGGTCCAAATggaccttagagttgggttgaagaataattaggcttactatggatctcgggggctttaagctggttcAGATTCTAgtaccggtctggcccatagatcAGGTCGtaacatatattttttaaaatatattaattaaataatactaaaaactaattaaaaataaatttaataaattttaattatataaatgttaaaataataaatcagattcattaaaaaaaaaaaaaaggaggaagaagaaagaaagaaaggagcgGCTTGATTCATGGTTTCAGTTCGGTTTTTTATTAAAGCAGAACACGTTGATACATTGTAAGAGCGTAAGTGCTATCCACACTAGAACCACCCCCCTCCGGTCTCCACCTCTCAGAGAGAAgcaaaagaaacaaaaatgcTATCCACACTACAGCCTCCTCGCTCTCTCTCTCGCTTCTCTTTCCACCTTCCCTCCATTAAACCCCGCTGTCTCACCTTTGCTCTTTCTTCATCATCCTCAACCTCACTGCCACTTGCCACTTCCGCCGTCGCAGACCAATCCCCACAATCCTCCCAAATCCTCAGCATCCGTCACTCCCTTCTCTCTCGCCACCTAACCGCAACCCAACTCGCCGAGTCCTATTTAACCCGCCTCAGGCTCACTGAGCCTCAGCTCAAATGCTTCCTACACATCTCCGACAACGTGTTAAAACAGGCCCAAGAGATCGACGACAAGATTGACAAGGGTGAGGATGTGGGTCCTCTTGCTGGGGTGCTTGTTGGGGTCAAGGATAATATATGTACGTCCGATATGCCGTCCACCGGTGGGTCCCGTATTTTGGAGAATTATCGAGCGCCGTATGATGCAACGGCGGTCAGGAGAATGAAGGAGAAGGGTGCCATTTTGGTGGGAAAGACTAATTTGGATGAATTTGGCATGGGAAGTACCACTGAAGGTTCTGCTTTTCAGGTTTGAGGGTcgagtttatttttttatttctttaattttggaGTAAATATTGTGGTTTTTACTTCAATTTTTGTTGTTCTCCTTGTTGTGATTATCATTTATATGATAAATCATGGAACCCTTTTAGCAAGTGCAAGTTTTTCTTTACTACTATCTTGAAGTGGTTAAACCAAAAATCTATTGTTGTGGTTTAACTGAATTTTGATATTGTTTGATATCCTCTCTAGTTCAATTGATCAAAATTTTCCGAAGTAAAAAAATTCCGCCTTTGCATTTGAATAATGTGCATCACTATTATGTTGGTTTGGCAAAACAACCACAATTCGCTGCTCTATGTATATTTGTCCTTTAGCTTCAGCTATGCTTTCAAGTTATATCtgggatttttttttcttaattattttgagACTTTGAGTTAAAAGTACAATTGCATGTCACTCAATGTTTAGTCTCCATTAACATGAATGTTCCAAGCTGCCATATATAATTCTAAAGATGTTAATTTTATTTCACTCTGAGCACAAATGCACCTGGAGTTGATTTTTAGCTGGTGAGTAACATTTCATGCTGGTAACTAGAGTTGGTTTACTCAGGTGATGCATGTTTTCATTCATTAGGTGACCTCAAACCCTTGGGATCTGTCTCGGGTACCTGGGGGATCATCAGGAGGATCAGCTGCAGCTGTTTCTGCTCGGCAATGCGTAGTATCACTGGGAAGTGATACTGGTGGAAGCGTAAGACAGCCAGCATCATTTTGTGGTGTTGTAGGATTGAAGCCAACCTATGGGCGTGTGTCAAGATTTGGACTTATGGCTTATGCTTCATCACTTGATGTTATTGGATGCTTTGGTACATCAGTCGCTGATACTGGAATGCTTCTTCATGCAATTTCTGGTCATGATAGATATGATGCCACTAGCAGTAAAAGGGTATGGAAATCATCTACCCTCATCTATAGATGGCTTAATTTTAAGGACAGTCTTTCCATGTTTTCTTGACAAATTATAATCTTATCTTATAACCTAGAGTCCTAGCTTTTGATTCCGATGTGTATGGAAAAGGAAGTGACCAAAATTTACATGTATTTTTGTTTTGGGGGGTTTGATTAATTGGTCAATCCATTGGATGTTAAATAGTTAACGCGCCAACTGGGAAAAGTTGACATCTCCATTGCTGTGTTACTATACTTGTTAAAAGGATTACTGTGAAATTTAAGCACTTCAGTGCAATTAGCAACTGCAATGAGCAACTTATAGTTTAGTATTGTTAATTGTTTGTATTGATTTTCTGGGTTTAAAGCCTTCTGGTTTCTTATTTTGTTATAATTAGAGTGTCTCTTCAGGAGGTTCCTGATTTCACAACTCAGTTCACTTCTGCGAATCTTGTGGAATCTAGACCATTGAAAGGATTGAGGGTTGGTCTTATACGTGAAACTCTTGATGATGGTGTTGATAATGGGGTAAAATCTGCAATCAGTGGCGCTGCATCGCACCTAGAAGAATTAGGATGCACTGTGACAGAGGTTCAAATCTTAAGCTTTCTTTGTTCAACACTtcaacccttttttttttatctatggaTTTTCCTATAAATTACAGTTGTTCTCCTCCATTGACTTTAAAATGTTCATTTACAGGTATCATTGCCATCTTTCTCCCTTGGTTTACCAGCTTACTATATTCTTGCGTCTTCAGAATCATCTTCCAACTTATCACGTTATGATGGTGTCAGGTGAATTTCTAACAGATTAtctcatttaaattttattttgatgccTATAATGGGCTAAtaactctttttatttatttgtttgcttGAGTTTGATCACTTTGCTatattaattttatgaaatttttttggGATTGCCAATGATAGAGAAGCAAATTTGGATGATTCATGTACTTGAGCTAAGAGAATAAAGCTAAATGCTCAAAATTAGCATCAATGTGACCTTAGGTGTTGTTGCTTTGCCTTCAAGTGACTTGATTATTGCAgttgaaagagagagagagcgaaatagagaaagagaaagagaaacatgCTGATACAGGTGGCTTATGCCATCTGGAGTTTAGATGAAAGATAATTAAGCTAAAATGTCTAAATTAATGATGAGCATCTTGGCCCGTAGATTTTGTTACATTGCTTGTAAACTTTGGGAATTTTCAGGGCTTCACTTCAAGGGTCTTTCTCCtatagtctctctctctctctctctctctctctctctctctctctctctctctctctctttctctttcgaGAATTCTATGCCTTTTGTGGCTTTACAATATTTATTCTCATAAAATAAGAAATACCTATTGGGTTTATAGACAATTCatcatcatttaattttaaaactctGCCCACAACAAAAAGAATGTGCTTTCAACCAGGGTTTATTGCCTTCCTCCCTCTTCATGTTTCTGTCTTTATAATGCTTGTTCATATGCAATGACACATGCAAAAACATTAACATGTAAGCTATCATCTTCTGCTTGACTTCCAGGTATGGAAAGCAAGCTGTTGCTGATGAGTTAAATCTGCTTTATGGGGATTCTCGAGCAAAAGGATTTGGTCCTGAGGTACTATTGTCTTGCTTAAATTATGTAGATCTGAAATGAAAAATCATCTAAAATGTTGCAAGAGTTTCATTGCCATCTTCTATTATCATGGATAACCTCAAGGCTAAAATTATAAGTTAGTTGAGAAGAAAAATCTAGTTTAAGTTGTACCTGTTAGGAACCCTAAAGTTTCTATGCATGTTTGCAGGTCAAAATGAGAATTTTGATGGGAACATATGCCCTTTCAGCTGGTTATTATGATGCATATTATAAGCGTGCTCAACAGGTAACATGAGTTTAAAAGGTGGATGTGTGATGCACCTAGTCCATACCTTAAAGAGGATGAATGTGGTTACCAGGAGTCTTGATGTGTTCAGTGGGTTTAACACCATGATTCTGTAGAGTTCTTGAATTTCTTGACTTTTGAATTTCCGTTGACAAATTTGGACAAGTGACTTGGAATATGTTTGGCTACTTCTATGATTCGAGCATCTAATTTTGTAACACAGAATATTTAGTAATTTAGTATAGGATTCTTATTTTTtctaaaaatcaataaaaatttcaaGAGCTTTTAAGATCTTCAAGAAgaaatttatgattttaatagtGTTTTAGGTGAGGACTTTAATCCAGAGAAGCTTCAAGGCTGCATTAGATGCAAATGACATCCTAATTTCTCCTGCTGCTCCTTCTGCTGCTTATAAGATTGGTATGTTTGGGCTACTTGTTTTGACTTTGTGCACCTTGATAGTCTCAGTTTAAAAGTAAATATCCAACTAATTTAATGTTTACAGGTGAAAAGAAAAATGATCCGTTGGCAATGTATGCTGGTGACATAATGACCGTAAGCAAATTTGTGCTTCTTTATCTTCTTTCTGCCTAATTGCACCCGCCTCCCTCCACTATTGTTTTACCTCTATGGATGCTTTGGATTCTGATCTGTATTTGATTTTTCAACCTTGAACAATATGCCACGAGTTAAAGATTGGCTGAGGAAAATAGAAAAATTGTATTTTAGATTTGgaaagggagagagagtgagggaTCTTAAACATTAAAAAGCCGGTTTTGCCATGCTGAAATATTTACGAAATTTATGCTTGCTGTTAGTgactttaaaaaatttttatgtgGTTAATTATGTGCTGCTCTTTGTAAGAATaataaagaagaaagaaaatcagGTCATTGCTTGACTGTAGGAGGCGTGAAACGCAGAAGATGCACCAGAGTGGTTCCTTACATTTGGAATCAGTAAAGGATCATGAAATAAAACAACAATAGAATAGAGATTTTCCTGACTTCATCCAGGATTGCTTTGTGAAAGATGAAAACTTTAGCAGTCTGAAATGTGTATGGTagctaaataaatttattatttaatttaacaaGAATATTGCTTAAAAAATTTGCCCAAGATTCCTAGAACTATTGCAATGTTAACATcaattttgtttcaatttttgcgAATTTGTGATCTAATTTTTTTACAGTTCTGCTGCTTCTTGTTTAGTATCAACCTgatcttatttttcttttctcatttagcaATTGTATCCTTGGTACAGGTCAACGTTAACTTGGCAGGGTTACCTGCATTGGTTTTGCCATGTGGATTTGTTGAAGAGGGGCCTGCAGGACTTCCTGTTGGTTTTCAAATGATTGGAGCTGCATTTGATGAGGTATCAACATCTCATTCTTTGTAGTGATGCTGTTGGAGAAACTCCTCTGGTTCACCTTTAACTCCAGTTTGAAAAGCTTTACTAAAAGAAATGGGTTGCAACCTAGCATGGTTGTTAGCTGATGTTTGGAAGAATAAATCACTTTGAAGTATAATGATAAATAGATAAAAGTTCTGTGAGGCTTGACCTTATATTTTGTTCCTCTTCTTTTCAAAATCAAACACTTTTGTCCTTAGAGTTTTCTATAATTTAACACTTTAGTAATTTTATAGACCAAAAGACTGTTTTTTGGCCTAAACTACATTATTTTTGACataattgatttaaaaaaaaggAGTACTAGGGGTTTTTGGTGATTTCCCTGTAAGAAAATCCTGAGAAGGATATGGGCTATTAGAAAAAACTCATAAGAAAGTATTAATTGCAGATTGGATCAAGTATGGTATGTTTCTGCAACTCCATCCAGAAATACCTGGTAAAATTGTATTTTACGAAACTTCTGCTGCAATATGTTATAGTTTGGGTTAATTGTGAGTTGGTTTATGAACTGCAACTTGGTGCTTCTGTATTCTTGGGTTGTAGAGCTGCTGCTCATTGATAATAATCTATTTATTTCTGCTGGCTTTGTCTAGTCTTGGTTAATCATTGATGTTGCTTGTAAACAATGGTATCGAGTCAAGACTCCTGAAAGCATATTCAAAACAAGAGGAAGCATTGATCTGGCTTGGTTTTCCCCTTTGTCAACCATAAAAAATGTACACACCATCATCAACTAGCTTATAAATTAACATATGAATATATTGTATCGTTGCAAAGGATGTAAACAATTTGCAGATTCCTGTTTGAGGAAATACAGcaattctttttctcttctttgttCTCCATTGTCATGAATTAGATAGTAGACAGATTTTTGATCATTAGTTTTTTTGTTATCATGCTTTCACCTTTCAGGCAAAATTACTCAAGGTTGGTCATATCTTTGAGCAAACTCTTCAAGGTTACAGATTTGTCCCTCCACTGGTAGCAGAAGATGTATGCTAGCATCAGTCATCTCTACTCCTTTTGAGGAGGCTTAAACCTTGTGCAAATGCAATGGGTCATTCAGTATAATAACAAATTTGATGGAAGTATCTGTTGGTATAGCTTGATGTAACCTCACCTAGGTTTAGCAACATTATTGCTCCAGTGAGGGTAATTCTCAGAATGAGTTGTTCCTGATGCAAGTTATTATTTGATAGACCCTTACTATATTCATTTTTGAAATGTTTGGTCCATATTTGTCCAAAGTACGTTGCAGAGGCATTAATCCATGAAAGGGAGTTGGGTCTGTCTTGTGTATGTTAATGCTTTGTTAGGTTGAAGTTTGTGGATGCTAAAGAAATTTTTGTTCGAAATTGTTGttctgttctttctttattttatagCTACATAagatacacacacacatatatatatatatatatatatatatatatatgtgtgtgtgtactgtataaaattattttataatattacaaCTTGGACTAAAATCAGAAAAATATAAAATTGaggttatttatatt carries:
- the LOC110658974 gene encoding glutamyl-tRNA(Gln) amidotransferase subunit A, chloroplastic/mitochondrial translates to MLSTLQPPRSLSRFSFHLPSIKPRCLTFALSSSSSTSLPLATSAVADQSPQSSQILSIRHSLLSRHLTATQLAESYLTRLRLTEPQLKCFLHISDNVLKQAQEIDDKIDKGEDVGPLAGVLVGVKDNICTSDMPSTGGSRILENYRAPYDATAVRRMKEKGAILVGKTNLDEFGMGSTTEGSAFQVTSNPWDLSRVPGGSSGGSAAAVSARQCVVSLGSDTGGSVRQPASFCGVVGLKPTYGRVSRFGLMAYASSLDVIGCFGTSVADTGMLLHAISGHDRYDATSSKREVPDFTTQFTSANLVESRPLKGLRVGLIRETLDDGVDNGVKSAISGAASHLEELGCTVTEVSLPSFSLGLPAYYILASSESSSNLSRYDGVRYGKQAVADELNLLYGDSRAKGFGPEVKMRILMGTYALSAGYYDAYYKRAQQVRTLIQRSFKAALDANDILISPAAPSAAYKIGEKKNDPLAMYAGDIMTVNVNLAGLPALVLPCGFVEEGPAGLPVGFQMIGAAFDEAKLLKVGHIFEQTLQGYRFVPPLVAEDVC